The following are encoded in a window of Spea bombifrons isolate aSpeBom1 chromosome 2, aSpeBom1.2.pri, whole genome shotgun sequence genomic DNA:
- the ANKRD10 gene encoding ankyrin repeat domain-containing protein 10 produces MMSVCSEPGFSSEEVLSLRFPLHRACRDGDLHCLTSLLQGPPGNTAQQLGKEDSCYGWTPIHWAAHFGKLECLIQLVGAGCSVNASTTRFAQTPAHIAAFGGHPHCLLWLIQAGALINKQDYVGETPVHKAARAGSMDCLKALVANGAQINFRNASGLTAADLAHSQGFQECAQFLLNLQNSQLNGFYFSSSLNGVHQSVSSNHFNGGANRKRSFHAVEASSVKKPRTEVNGVEYSLVTGHMEDDVESMHVENHPVEISDMNGSSPFSTLTNGQATNGAVAQLGTMETSPAKCRASPKAFNGIGENADDHGNLTENKSSMCGSLHVNGSPTSWVSHRPSWSDGVGESLQYGHYHGFGDTAESLPEISSVIEHSTSVSAELTYNSAFISTLHQYQGF; encoded by the exons ATGATGTCTGTGTGCTCGGAGCCAGGCTTCTCCAGTGAGGAGGTTCTGAGCCTCCGCTTTCCCTTGCACCGAGCCTGTCGGGATGGGGACCTGCACTGCCTCACCTCTCTGTTGCAAGGCCCGCCTGGGAACACGGCGCAGCAGCTCGGCAAGGAGGACTCCTGCTACGGCTGGACCCCTATACACTGGGCCGCGCACTTCGGGAAG TTGGAGTGCCTTATTCAACTTGTCGGAGCCGGCTGTTCGGTTAATGCCAGCACCACACGGTTTGCCCAAACTCCTGCACACATCGCCGCATTTGGAGGCCATCCCCATTGCCTTTTGTGGCTGATTCAAGCTGGCGCTCTTATAAATAAACAG GATTATGTAGGGGAAACCCCTGTACACAAAGCAGCAAGGGCTGGTAGTATGGACTGCCTAAAGGCCCTGGTGGCAAATGGAGCACAAATCAA CTTTAGGAATGCCAGTGGCTTGACTGCAGCTGACCTTGCACACTCCCAGGGTTTTCAAGAGTGTGCTCAGTTCCTCCTAAACCTCCAGAACAGTCAACTCAACGGTTTCTATTTTAGTAGCTCCTTAAATGGGGTGCACCAGAGTGTGTCGTCCAACCATTTCAATGGGGGAGCCAATCGCAAAAGGTCTTTCCATGCTGTGGAGGCTTCATCTGTTAAGAAACCTAGAACTGAAG TAAATGGCGTGGAATATTCACTTGTGACAGGGCACATGGAGGATGATGTTGAGAGCATGCATGTAGAAAATCACCCGGTGGAGATATCAG ATATGAACGGTAGCTCACCCTTCAGTACTTTAACAAATGGACAAGCAACAAATGGAGCCGTGGCACAGCTCGGCACTATGGAAACAAGCCCAGCCAAGTGCCGCGCATCTCCCAAGGCGTTCAACGGGATAGGGGAAAATGCAGATGACCACGGAAATCTCACCGAAAACAAATCTTCAATGTGCGGGTCATTGCATGTTAATGGCAGTCCCACTAGCTGGGTATCTCATAGGCCTTCATGGTCTGATGGTGTTGGGGAAAGTTTACAGTACGGACATTACCATGGATTTGGGGATACAGCGGAGAGCTTGCCGGAGATCAGTAGCGTGATTGAGCATTCCACATCTGTGAGCGCTGAGCTCACGTACAACAGCGCTTTCATTAGCACACTCCACCAGTATCAGGGCTTCTAA